Proteins encoded by one window of Halomonas sp. Bachu 37:
- the rplL gene encoding 50S ribosomal protein L7/L12, producing MALTKDDIINAVADMSVMEVVELIEAMEEKFGVSAAAAVVAGPGGGDAAAEEEQTEFDLVLTSAGDKKVNVIKAVREITGLGLKEAKGAVDGAPATIKEGMSKDDAEEAKKKLEEAGASVELK from the coding sequence ATGGCACTGACCAAAGACGATATCATCAACGCCGTTGCCGACATGTCCGTAATGGAAGTTGTCGAGCTGATCGAAGCGATGGAAGAGAAGTTCGGCGTTTCCGCGGCAGCTGCCGTGGTCGCCGGCCCGGGTGGCGGTGATGCTGCTGCCGAGGAAGAGCAGACTGAATTCGACCTCGTGCTGACCAGCGCGGGCGACAAGAAAGTCAACGTGATCAAGGCGGTTCGCGAGATCACCGGTCTTGGCCTGAAGGAAGCCAAGGGTGCCGTCGACGGCGCACCGGCTACCATCAAGGAAGGCATGTCCAAGGACGATGCCGAAGAAGCCAAGAAGAAGTTGGAAGAAGCGGGCGCGTCAGTCGAGCTCAAGTAA
- the rplJ gene encoding 50S ribosomal protein L10 has translation MPLALEGKKAIVAEVSEAAKDALSVVVADSRGVSVGKMTDLRKQARENGVQVRVVRNTLARRALSGTQWECLNDSFVGPTLLAFSTDHPGAAARLFKEFAKQDQNFEVKALAYEGELIPASDIDRLATLPTYDEAIAKLMSVMKEASAGKLVRTLAALRDQKQEAA, from the coding sequence GTGCCACTAGCACTTGAAGGCAAGAAAGCGATTGTTGCCGAGGTCAGTGAAGCGGCCAAGGATGCTCTCTCCGTCGTAGTTGCCGATTCTCGTGGTGTCTCGGTCGGCAAGATGACCGATCTGCGCAAGCAGGCCCGCGAGAATGGCGTCCAGGTCCGTGTTGTGCGCAACACCCTGGCTCGCCGCGCCCTGTCAGGCACCCAATGGGAATGTCTGAACGATAGCTTCGTGGGTCCGACCCTGCTGGCGTTTTCCACCGATCATCCGGGCGCTGCCGCCCGCCTGTTCAAGGAATTCGCCAAGCAGGATCAGAACTTCGAAGTCAAGGCGTTGGCCTACGAAGGTGAGCTGATCCCGGCAAGCGACATCGACCGTCTGGCAACACTGCCGACTTACGATGAAGCCATCGCCAAGCTGATGTCGGTAATGAAAGAAGCCTCCGCCGGCAAGCTGGTTCGGACCCTGGCCGCCCTGCGCGACCAGAAGCAGGAAGCCGCCTGA
- the rplA gene encoding 50S ribosomal protein L1, whose translation MAKLSKRAQLIREKVDSSKTYSLEEAVALLAELSTVNFKESLDVAINLGVDPRKSDQVVRGATVMPNGTGKDVRVAVFTQGANADAAKEAGADIVGMDELAEQVKKGVMDFDVVIASPDAMRVVGQLGQILGPRGLMPNPKVGTVTPDVATAVKNAKAGQVRFRTDKNGIIHTTLGKADFDVDAIQGNLNALVADLKKLKPSTSKGIYFKKVTLSTTMGPGLTVDHSGLV comes from the coding sequence ATGGCTAAACTGTCCAAGCGCGCACAACTGATTCGCGAAAAGGTCGACTCCAGCAAGACCTACTCCCTCGAAGAAGCCGTGGCACTGCTCGCCGAGCTGTCCACCGTGAACTTCAAGGAGTCTCTGGATGTCGCAATCAACCTGGGCGTTGATCCGCGTAAATCCGACCAGGTGGTCCGTGGCGCTACCGTCATGCCCAATGGTACCGGTAAGGACGTCCGCGTGGCGGTCTTCACCCAGGGCGCCAATGCCGATGCGGCCAAGGAAGCTGGTGCCGACATCGTGGGTATGGACGAGCTGGCCGAGCAGGTCAAGAAAGGCGTGATGGACTTCGACGTCGTCATCGCCTCGCCGGACGCCATGCGCGTTGTCGGTCAGCTGGGTCAGATTCTCGGTCCGCGCGGCCTGATGCCGAACCCCAAGGTCGGCACCGTGACACCCGATGTCGCTACCGCGGTGAAAAATGCCAAAGCAGGTCAGGTGCGTTTCCGTACCGACAAGAACGGCATTATCCACACCACGCTGGGCAAGGCCGATTTCGACGTAGATGCAATCCAGGGCAACCTGAATGCACTGGTAGCCGACTTGAAGAAACTCAAGCCGAGCACGTCCAAGGGTATCTATTTCAAGAAAGTGACCTTGTCCACTACCATGGGACCGGGTCTCACCGTCGACCATTCCGGGCTGGTATAA
- the rplK gene encoding 50S ribosomal protein L11, with amino-acid sequence MAKKVQAYIKLQVAAGKANPSPPVGPALGQHGVNIMEFCKAFNAATQDIEPGLPTPVVITVYSDRSFTFITKTPPAAVLLKKAAGIKSGSGEPNKKKVGTVTRDQLEEIAKTKEPDLTAADLDAAVRTIAGSARSMGLNVEGL; translated from the coding sequence ATGGCCAAGAAAGTCCAGGCTTACATCAAGCTGCAGGTTGCAGCAGGTAAAGCCAATCCGAGTCCCCCCGTCGGTCCCGCACTGGGTCAGCACGGCGTCAACATCATGGAATTCTGTAAGGCATTCAATGCCGCAACGCAGGATATCGAGCCGGGTCTGCCGACTCCCGTGGTGATTACCGTCTATTCCGACCGTAGCTTCACGTTCATCACCAAGACGCCGCCTGCTGCAGTGCTGCTGAAGAAGGCCGCCGGTATCAAGTCCGGCTCCGGTGAACCGAACAAGAAGAAGGTCGGTACCGTGACGCGCGACCAGCTCGAAGAGATCGCCAAGACCAAGGAGCCGGATCTGACGGCTGCCGATCTCGATGCCGCGGTGCGCACCATCGCCGGTAGCGCCCGTAGCATGGGCCTCAACGTGGAGGGTCTCTAA
- the nusG gene encoding transcription termination/antitermination protein NusG, whose translation MSKRWYVVHAYSGFEKHVMRSLLERVKMYEMEDRFGEILVPTEEVVEVRDGKRRKSERKFYPGYVLVEMEMDDETWHLVNETPRVMGFIGGTKEKPAPITQREADSILRRVKDGTDKPRPKTMFEPGQSVRVVDGPFADFNGVVEEVNYDKSRLQVSVLIFGRATPVELEFAQVEKE comes from the coding sequence ATGTCCAAGCGTTGGTACGTCGTTCACGCTTATTCCGGTTTCGAGAAACACGTCATGCGCTCCTTGCTGGAGCGCGTGAAGATGTATGAAATGGAAGATCGCTTTGGCGAGATTCTGGTGCCGACCGAAGAAGTCGTTGAAGTGCGCGACGGCAAGCGCCGCAAGAGCGAGCGCAAGTTCTATCCCGGCTACGTGCTGGTCGAGATGGAAATGGACGATGAGACCTGGCACCTGGTGAACGAGACGCCGCGCGTCATGGGCTTCATCGGCGGGACCAAGGAGAAGCCGGCGCCGATCACTCAGCGTGAAGCCGATTCCATCCTGCGTCGCGTCAAGGACGGTACCGACAAGCCGCGTCCCAAGACCATGTTCGAACCCGGCCAGTCGGTGCGGGTGGTGGACGGGCCTTTCGCCGATTTCAATGGCGTGGTCGAAGAGGTCAATTACGACAAGAGCCGTCTGCAGGTCAGTGTATTGATCTTCGGGCGCGCGACGCCGGTCGAGCTCGAGTTCGCCCAGGTGGAAAAAGAGTAA
- the secE gene encoding preprotein translocase subunit SecE, whose translation MKHNAEVQQSRHDGLKWAVVATLLVAAIVGNTYFADVALLYRVLGVVVLCALAGLIALTTTKGRDLVELAVSAKKEIQRVVWPTRQETVQTTAIVLVAVLVVGLMLWLIDTLLGWAMSGVIG comes from the coding sequence ATGAAACATAACGCCGAGGTGCAACAGTCGCGCCACGACGGGCTCAAGTGGGCGGTGGTCGCGACACTTCTTGTAGCCGCCATTGTCGGCAACACCTATTTTGCTGATGTCGCCCTGCTCTATCGCGTGCTGGGCGTTGTCGTGCTGTGTGCGCTGGCGGGGCTGATCGCCTTGACCACGACCAAGGGGCGCGATCTTGTCGAGTTGGCCGTCAGCGCCAAGAAAGAGATTCAGCGCGTCGTCTGGCCGACTCGTCAGGAAACCGTGCAGACCACCGCCATCGTGCTGGTCGCCGTTCTGGTGGTCGGCTTGATGCTGTGGTTGATCGACACCCTTCTTGGCTGGGCGATGTCCGGCGTCATTGGTTAG
- a CDS encoding type III pantothenate kinase yields the protein MILDLDIGNTLSKWRLKDVESSEIRSRGAVWTREEWRPGADIPDLDVVEAVRISSVARAAVLNDTVQLLRHQVRQVYVAHSTAEALGVVNGYEEPGRLGVDRWMGALAGYQLAGGCCAVDCGSAITVDFVLPGGRHLGGYILPGLRLMKESLKLGTRNVAIDPDSEADELLMPGRRTVEAVNHGIYMAAVSAVNRIYSEVCDQQGVALPMLLTGGDARVISRGVQIPHSVWPDMVYGGLEACFPLTLAERAGKMAGAPRIAEPASLEKIRAGLAFSMLL from the coding sequence ATGATACTCGATCTGGATATCGGCAATACCTTGTCGAAGTGGCGCCTCAAGGATGTCGAAAGCAGCGAGATTCGTTCTCGGGGCGCGGTGTGGACCCGAGAAGAGTGGCGTCCCGGTGCGGATATCCCCGATCTCGATGTCGTCGAGGCTGTGCGCATCTCCAGCGTCGCCCGGGCGGCGGTGCTCAACGATACCGTCCAGCTGCTGCGCCATCAGGTTCGACAGGTTTACGTGGCTCACTCCACCGCCGAGGCCCTTGGCGTGGTCAATGGCTATGAAGAGCCGGGTCGGCTGGGCGTGGATCGTTGGATGGGTGCCCTGGCCGGCTACCAGTTGGCGGGTGGGTGCTGCGCGGTGGATTGCGGTAGTGCCATTACCGTGGATTTCGTGCTGCCGGGAGGGCGACATCTGGGCGGCTATATCCTGCCGGGCCTGCGGTTGATGAAAGAGAGCTTGAAGCTGGGAACGCGCAATGTCGCCATCGACCCCGATAGCGAGGCGGATGAGTTGCTCATGCCGGGGCGGCGTACGGTAGAGGCGGTGAACCATGGCATCTACATGGCGGCGGTGAGCGCCGTCAACCGTATCTATAGCGAGGTGTGTGACCAGCAGGGCGTGGCCTTGCCCATGCTGTTGACCGGAGGAGATGCCCGGGTTATCTCTCGTGGCGTGCAGATTCCGCATTCGGTCTGGCCCGACATGGTGTACGGAGGACTTGAGGCCTGCTTCCCGCTTACCCTGGCAGAGCGTGCCGGAAAGATGGCGGGTGCGCCGCGCATTGCCGAGCCCGCGTCGTTGGAAAAAATTAGAGCGGGCCTTGCATTTTCCATGCTGCTTTGA
- a CDS encoding biotin--[acetyl-CoA-carboxylase] ligase, with product MTIGNLMRLLSDGKVHSGEQLGEALGVSRAAVWKQLKKLEALGVEVEAVKGRGYRLSRPFEPLDGATVVAGLPHDARRHLARLFVEDQLPSSNEYIRQRFTQGAGHAEVCLAELQTAGRGRRGRQWTTPWGQSLMLSIGWRFEGGVGVLEGLSLAVAVALTQVLEHHGVVPRLKWPNDVLLADAEGKLGKLAGILIEVTGDAAGPCEVVVGMGMNLWLPNTLRASLDQPVAALFDQLHDLSRNQLAAETVAALLKLLASFEKEGFEAWHEEWNRRHAYAGMPVRVIEGQREQQAVAGEVDAAGNLWVSEEGRERRLAGGEISVRRSV from the coding sequence ATGACCATCGGTAATCTGATGCGCTTGTTAAGCGATGGCAAGGTCCATTCCGGCGAGCAGCTCGGTGAGGCACTGGGTGTGTCGCGGGCGGCGGTATGGAAACAGCTGAAGAAACTCGAGGCGCTGGGTGTCGAAGTGGAAGCGGTCAAGGGACGCGGATACCGCCTGTCGCGGCCGTTCGAACCGCTCGACGGTGCCACCGTCGTGGCCGGCTTGCCCCATGATGCGCGTCGCCACCTGGCCCGCCTGTTCGTCGAGGATCAACTGCCTTCGAGCAACGAATACATTCGCCAGCGCTTTACCCAGGGTGCGGGACATGCCGAGGTGTGCCTGGCGGAGCTGCAGACCGCCGGGCGTGGGCGCCGGGGCCGGCAGTGGACGACTCCCTGGGGGCAGAGCTTGATGCTGTCGATCGGCTGGCGCTTCGAAGGGGGCGTCGGCGTGCTGGAAGGGCTCAGCCTGGCGGTGGCGGTAGCGCTAACGCAGGTGCTGGAGCACCACGGTGTCGTGCCACGACTGAAGTGGCCCAACGATGTGCTGCTGGCGGATGCCGAGGGAAAGCTGGGCAAGCTCGCCGGCATTCTCATCGAGGTTACCGGTGACGCCGCGGGGCCCTGCGAGGTGGTGGTGGGCATGGGTATGAACTTGTGGCTCCCCAATACCTTGCGTGCTTCTCTGGACCAACCGGTGGCGGCCCTTTTCGATCAGTTGCATGACCTTTCGCGTAACCAGCTGGCCGCCGAGACCGTGGCTGCGCTATTGAAGCTGCTGGCAAGCTTCGAGAAGGAGGGTTTCGAAGCGTGGCACGAGGAGTGGAACCGGCGCCACGCCTATGCCGGCATGCCGGTGCGGGTGATCGAGGGTCAGCGCGAGCAGCAGGCCGTGGCCGGCGAGGTCGATGCGGCGGGCAACCTGTGGGTGTCCGAGGAGGGCCGCGAGCGACGCCTGGCCGGTGGGGAAATCAGCGTGCGTAGGTCTGTATGA
- the typA gene encoding translational GTPase TypA, which translates to MQNQQNSSAVNNLRNVAIIAHVDHGKTTLVDKLLSQSGTLDRKAEGQERVMDSNDQEKERGITILAKNTAIQWRDGAGEEYHINIVDTPGHADFGGEVERVMSMVDSVLLLVDAVDGPMPQTRFVTQKAFDQGLRPIVVVNKIDRPGARPDWVIDQIFDLFDNLGASDEQLDFPIIYCSALNGIAGPEPEELAEDMSPMFQAIVDIVEPPKVELDGPFQMQISALDYSSYVGVIGLGRITRGSVKPNQQVSVITKEGETRKGKIGQVMTHLGLERVQTDEATAGDIVCVTGIDNLAISDTLCDPNAVEALPPLSVDEPTVSMTFQVNDSPFAGKDGKFVTSRNIKDRLDQELIHNVALRVEQGETPEKFKVSGRGELHLSVLIETMRREGFELAVGRPEVIIKEIDGVKQEPYEEVIIDCEEQHQGAIMEELGYRKGEMTNMNPDGKGRVRLDFIIPARGLIGFRGQFLTLTSGTGILTSRFDHYGPLKPDAAIERRNGVLVSMVPGKALAYALYALQERGKLIIDHATEVYEGMLVGINNRANDMVVNPTKGKKLDNMRSTGNDENIVLTPPIKFTLEQAIEFLDSDELVEVTPNHIRLRKKHLTENERKRASKK; encoded by the coding sequence ATGCAAAACCAGCAAAACTCCAGCGCGGTCAATAACCTGCGCAACGTAGCCATCATCGCCCACGTTGACCATGGCAAGACCACTCTGGTCGACAAGCTTCTCAGTCAGTCCGGCACACTGGACCGCAAGGCCGAGGGGCAGGAACGTGTCATGGACTCCAACGACCAGGAGAAGGAACGCGGCATCACCATCCTGGCCAAGAATACCGCTATACAGTGGCGTGACGGCGCGGGTGAGGAGTACCACATCAATATCGTCGACACCCCGGGACACGCCGATTTCGGTGGCGAGGTCGAACGCGTCATGTCCATGGTCGATTCGGTGCTGCTGCTGGTGGATGCCGTCGACGGCCCCATGCCGCAGACTCGCTTCGTCACCCAGAAGGCATTCGACCAAGGCTTGCGCCCGATCGTGGTGGTCAACAAGATCGACCGCCCCGGCGCCCGGCCCGACTGGGTGATCGACCAGATTTTCGATCTGTTCGACAACCTCGGCGCTTCCGACGAGCAGCTCGACTTCCCGATCATCTACTGCTCGGCGCTCAACGGCATCGCCGGCCCCGAGCCGGAAGAGCTGGCCGAGGACATGAGCCCGATGTTCCAGGCCATCGTCGACATCGTCGAACCACCCAAGGTCGAACTCGACGGCCCGTTCCAGATGCAGATTTCGGCGCTCGACTATTCAAGCTATGTCGGCGTCATCGGCCTGGGCCGCATCACCCGCGGCAGCGTCAAGCCCAACCAGCAGGTCTCCGTCATCACCAAGGAAGGCGAGACCCGCAAGGGCAAGATCGGCCAGGTCATGACACACCTGGGGCTGGAGCGAGTCCAGACCGACGAAGCCACCGCCGGCGACATTGTCTGCGTGACCGGTATCGACAACCTGGCGATCTCCGACACTCTGTGCGACCCGAATGCCGTGGAGGCGCTGCCGCCGCTGTCGGTGGACGAACCCACCGTTTCCATGACCTTTCAGGTCAACGACTCGCCGTTCGCCGGCAAGGATGGCAAGTTCGTCACCAGCCGCAACATCAAGGATCGTCTCGACCAGGAGCTGATCCACAACGTGGCGCTGCGTGTCGAACAGGGCGAGACGCCGGAGAAGTTCAAGGTTTCCGGGCGCGGCGAGCTGCACCTTTCGGTGCTGATCGAGACCATGCGCCGCGAAGGGTTCGAGCTGGCCGTGGGCCGCCCGGAAGTGATCATCAAGGAGATTGACGGCGTCAAGCAGGAGCCGTACGAAGAGGTGATCATCGACTGCGAAGAGCAGCATCAGGGCGCGATCATGGAGGAGCTCGGCTACCGCAAGGGCGAGATGACCAACATGAACCCCGACGGCAAGGGCCGGGTACGCCTGGACTTCATCATTCCGGCGCGCGGGTTGATCGGCTTTCGTGGTCAGTTCCTGACCCTGACCTCCGGCACCGGCATTCTCACCAGCCGCTTCGACCATTACGGTCCGCTCAAGCCCGACGCCGCTATCGAGCGCCGCAACGGCGTGCTGGTCTCGATGGTACCCGGCAAGGCACTGGCCTATGCGCTGTATGCCCTGCAGGAGCGCGGCAAGCTGATCATCGACCACGCCACCGAGGTCTACGAAGGCATGCTGGTGGGTATCAACAACCGCGCCAACGACATGGTGGTCAACCCCACCAAGGGCAAGAAGCTCGACAACATGCGCTCCACCGGCAACGACGAGAACATCGTGTTGACGCCGCCGATCAAGTTCACCCTGGAGCAGGCCATCGAGTTCCTGGATTCGGATGAACTGGTCGAAGTCACGCCCAACCACATCCGCTTGCGCAAGAAGCACCTGACCGAAAACGAGCGTAAGCGCGCCAGCAAGAAGTAA
- a CDS encoding sodium-dependent transporter yields the protein MSSHNVWTHKGTFLLAAVGSAVGLGNLWRFPYLTGENGGGAFILIYALTIFAVGIPILIAETMLGRSSRQSPIMGMRHLTKTHGSSRAWESIGWLGAASAFLILSFYSVIAGWAIHYTWQMLTGSLIGADAGTIGAGFDALLASPALLTLYHTLFIIASGLIVGLGIHKGIESGLRIIMPALFIILLVVLGYSVVHGDIGAAASFLFTFNIADLSLEGWLQAMGQSFFTLSLGMGAIMAYGAYMASDASLTRTAFAIAFVDTAVAMVAGLAIFALVFGAGLETGQGPGLMFVTLPLAFAEMPFGALVGGVFFILVLGAAISSSISLIEPVAAFLVERFDMTRPQAVMLMVIASWAMGLLTVISFNIYAEGTIFHTLFGRSAFDFIELLTNIFMPLGGLMIALFAGWSLTHAEVMKEMHTTETWFSVWRFLVRFIAPAAVAFVFLRSIPHVEGYLLPAVGALAIVIAFAAGRATLARSTR from the coding sequence ATGAGCAGCCATAACGTGTGGACCCATAAAGGCACCTTCCTGCTGGCGGCGGTCGGTTCGGCGGTGGGCCTTGGCAACCTTTGGCGCTTTCCCTATCTTACCGGCGAAAATGGTGGCGGCGCCTTTATTCTGATTTATGCCCTCACCATCTTCGCCGTGGGGATTCCCATCCTGATCGCCGAGACCATGCTCGGCCGGTCGAGCCGGCAAAGCCCGATCATGGGCATGCGTCATCTGACCAAGACCCATGGCAGCTCACGGGCCTGGGAATCCATCGGCTGGCTGGGGGCGGCTTCGGCGTTCCTGATTCTGAGCTTCTATTCCGTCATCGCCGGCTGGGCGATTCATTACACCTGGCAGATGCTGACCGGCTCGTTGATCGGCGCCGATGCCGGGACCATCGGCGCCGGTTTCGATGCCCTGCTCGCCTCACCGGCACTGCTGACTCTCTACCACACCCTGTTCATCATCGCCTCGGGGCTGATCGTGGGACTCGGCATTCACAAGGGTATCGAGTCGGGGCTGCGCATCATCATGCCGGCGCTGTTCATCATTTTACTGGTCGTGCTGGGCTACAGCGTGGTGCATGGCGATATCGGCGCGGCGGCGAGCTTCCTGTTCACCTTCAATATCGCCGACCTGAGTCTGGAAGGCTGGCTGCAGGCGATGGGGCAATCGTTTTTCACGCTCAGCCTGGGGATGGGCGCGATCATGGCATACGGCGCCTACATGGCCAGTGATGCCTCGCTGACCCGTACCGCCTTCGCCATCGCTTTCGTCGACACCGCCGTGGCCATGGTCGCGGGGCTGGCGATCTTCGCCCTGGTCTTCGGCGCCGGGCTGGAAACCGGCCAGGGCCCCGGGCTGATGTTCGTCACCCTGCCGCTGGCCTTCGCCGAGATGCCCTTCGGTGCCCTGGTGGGAGGCGTGTTCTTCATTCTGGTCCTGGGCGCGGCGATCAGTTCCTCGATCTCCCTGATCGAGCCGGTGGCGGCATTTCTCGTCGAGCGCTTCGACATGACCCGCCCCCAGGCGGTCATGCTGATGGTCATTGCCAGCTGGGCGATGGGACTGTTGACGGTGATAAGTTTCAATATTTACGCCGAAGGCACCATTTTTCACACCCTCTTCGGGCGTAGCGCCTTCGACTTCATCGAACTGCTGACCAACATCTTCATGCCGCTGGGCGGCCTGATGATCGCGTTATTTGCCGGTTGGTCGCTGACCCACGCTGAAGTGATGAAGGAGATGCACACCACCGAGACCTGGTTCTCCGTTTGGCGCTTCCTGGTGCGATTCATTGCCCCGGCGGCGGTGGCCTTCGTCTTCCTGCGCAGCATCCCCCACGTGGAAGGCTACTTGCTTCCCGCGGTGGGGGCGCTCGCGATCGTGATCGCCTTCGCCGCCGGGCGCGCCACCCTGGCCAGGTCAACCCGCTAG
- a CDS encoding ABC transporter ATP-binding protein, with protein MAAIIDVQHINKSFGGLRVIDDCSITVETGSITGMIGPNGAGKSTLFNIIAGALTPDSGRVLLEGEDITALSADERFHKGLLRTFQIAHEFGHMSALENLMMVPPHQAGESLFNTWFKPSLVRREEAEVRRRALEVIDFVGLHHVRNELAGNLSGGQKKLLELGRTMMTDARVVLLDEIAAGVNRTLLGDLIGNIERLNREMGYTFLVIEHDMEMIARLCDPVIVLAQGSVMVEGNIHDIQNNPAVIEAYFGSGAA; from the coding sequence ATGGCAGCCATCATCGATGTCCAGCACATCAACAAGTCATTCGGTGGCCTGCGGGTGATCGACGACTGCTCCATCACGGTCGAAACCGGCTCCATCACCGGCATGATCGGCCCCAACGGTGCCGGCAAGTCGACGCTATTCAACATCATCGCCGGCGCCTTGACGCCGGACAGCGGCCGGGTGCTGCTCGAAGGGGAGGACATCACTGCCCTCAGCGCCGATGAGCGCTTCCACAAGGGCCTGTTGCGTACCTTCCAGATCGCCCATGAATTCGGCCACATGAGCGCCCTGGAGAACCTGATGATGGTGCCGCCGCACCAGGCCGGAGAGAGCCTGTTCAACACCTGGTTCAAGCCCTCCCTGGTGCGCCGCGAGGAAGCCGAGGTGCGCCGCCGAGCGCTGGAAGTGATCGATTTCGTCGGCCTGCACCATGTCCGCAACGAACTGGCGGGCAATCTTTCCGGCGGTCAGAAGAAACTGCTGGAACTCGGCCGCACCATGATGACCGATGCCAGGGTTGTGCTGCTCGACGAGATCGCCGCCGGGGTCAACCGTACCCTGCTGGGGGACTTGATCGGCAATATCGAACGTCTCAACCGCGAGATGGGATACACCTTCCTGGTGATCGAGCACGATATGGAGATGATCGCTCGCTTGTGCGACCCGGTGATCGTGCTGGCGCAAGGCAGCGTCATGGTGGAAGGCAACATTCATGATATACAGAACAATCCCGCCGTTATAGAAGCCTATTTCGGCTCGGGCGCCGCTTGA
- a CDS encoding ABC transporter ATP-binding protein, with amino-acid sequence MPLLEARDVYGGYGGMNILNGVNMTIEADEIGVIVGPNGAGKSTMLKAVFGLLHVNQGDILLRGEPIHNLPPNKLVQKGMGFVPQEKNVFPSLTVKENLEMGAFLKPDNIKRMLRQVYDFFPPLFDKRHQQAGELSGGQRQMVAMGRALMAEPSLLLLDEPTAGLSPLYMNEIFERVQQINSAGVGILMVEQNAKQALAIADKGFVLAAGQNRFTDTGAALLADPEVAKSFLGG; translated from the coding sequence ATGCCACTACTAGAAGCACGGGACGTGTACGGCGGCTACGGCGGCATGAACATCCTCAACGGGGTGAACATGACCATCGAAGCCGATGAAATCGGGGTGATCGTCGGCCCCAACGGGGCCGGCAAGTCGACCATGCTGAAGGCGGTCTTTGGCCTTCTGCATGTCAACCAGGGCGATATCCTGCTGCGCGGCGAACCTATCCACAACCTGCCGCCCAACAAGCTTGTGCAAAAAGGGATGGGCTTCGTACCTCAGGAGAAGAACGTCTTCCCCAGCCTGACGGTCAAGGAGAACCTGGAAATGGGCGCGTTTCTCAAGCCCGACAACATCAAGCGCATGTTGCGCCAGGTATACGACTTCTTTCCGCCACTTTTTGATAAGCGCCACCAGCAGGCCGGTGAGCTTTCCGGTGGCCAGCGCCAGATGGTGGCCATGGGGCGCGCGTTGATGGCGGAGCCCAGCCTGCTGCTGCTGGATGAGCCTACCGCCGGGCTCTCGCCGCTGTACATGAACGAGATATTCGAACGGGTCCAGCAGATCAACTCGGCGGGAGTGGGCATATTGATGGTGGAACAGAACGCCAAGCAGGCACTGGCGATCGCCGACAAGGGCTTCGTCCTCGCCGCCGGGCAGAACCGATTCACCGATACCGGCGCGGCGCTGCTCGCCGACCCCGAAGTCGCCAAGAGTTTTCTGGGCGGCTAG